From a region of the Candidatus Zixiibacteriota bacterium genome:
- a CDS encoding L-threonylcarbamoyladenylate synthase, producing MNEPTIIGVFPHELRSETLDRAVSCLLTGDLVVAPTETQYGLLARADSQPALDRVYRVKQRDRNMPLSVFVPDMASVARWGVLTPPAQILGDRFLPGPLTLVLKAQPQAEALFAQSGLAGFRVSSSPLIQALCREVGVPIVATSANLSGKEVPATVVEAGEMFGDAVALYLNGGVLARKPSTVVRCLNDEVKMIREGIIAVSEIETALGRSLQ from the coding sequence ATGAATGAACCGACGATCATAGGTGTCTTCCCGCACGAATTAAGATCAGAGACTTTGGATCGTGCCGTTTCTTGTCTGTTGACCGGTGACCTGGTGGTGGCTCCGACTGAAACTCAATACGGTTTGTTGGCCCGGGCCGACAGTCAGCCGGCGCTTGACCGGGTGTACCGGGTCAAACAGCGTGATCGGAATATGCCGTTGTCGGTGTTCGTACCGGATATGGCCTCGGTTGCGAGATGGGGGGTATTGACTCCGCCGGCACAAATTCTGGGTGATCGTTTTCTTCCCGGACCGTTGACGCTGGTTCTTAAAGCACAACCACAGGCGGAAGCACTCTTCGCTCAATCAGGTCTGGCTGGTTTCAGGGTGTCTTCGTCTCCGTTGATACAGGCGTTGTGTCGGGAAGTCGGGGTGCCGATTGTAGCAACTTCGGCTAACCTGTCCGGAAAGGAAGTCCCGGCCACAGTGGTTGAGGCCGGTGAGATGTTCGGCGATGCGGTAGCGCTTTATTTGAACGGCGGTGTACTGGCGCGTAAACCGTCTACGGTGGTGCGTTGTCTTAATGACGAGGTTAAAATGATTCGCGAAGGGATTATCGCTGTCTCGGAAATAGAGACGGCGCTTGGGAGGTCTCTTCAATGA